The genomic stretch ACTTGAGCACAAATGGGGTAAAAATATTCAGGAATGCAAAGGCATCAAGTATCAAGGTATATGGGTGATGCTCAATGCAATACCCGTACTGGAACCTTGGGAAATGCCCACTTCATGGGGTCAACTTTTTGCTTTTCTTCAGAATAACCAAATTGCCCTACAAGAAATTCTTCAATCGTTCCTTAAAAAAAACGCGAGCAAAGAATTTGACGTAGTGGCTTTAGGCTTCCCAATTTCGCTTACCGCTGGGCAACCTGCTGTTCAAATTAAATGGCTATTTGCGCAGTTACCTACCATAAGATTAAAGAACGGGTTTAGGAATAATGAGTCGAAGAATTTACAGAAAGCTCGGATGTGGTTTGGCAAAGATGTCAAAATTGCTTGGACGTTTTCTGAAAACTGGAATAAACTTCAAATTTCTTCACGAGGACTACTTCATGAGGTATTGCAGCAGGCAAATCTACTTTTGGTTGGTGCGGGTGCGGTAGGATCTCTTATGGCAGATATTCTGGCGAGACTTGGCTGTGAAAATATCACTATTGTAGACTCAGAAAGCGTAGGAGTGGGTAATTTGTCGAGACATTCCCTCGGCCTTAATAGTGTAAGACTGAATAAGGCAGAAATGGTCGCTAAGAAGCTAAATAACATTTTCCCTTTCATAAATGCGACCGCTTACGATGATAGTATTGAAACGCTTATCAACCGGGGAAATGCTGCTTTAAGCCGGGCGGACATTATTATTGATTTGACCGGTGAAGACGAGGTGATTAGCCAACTTAGTAGCCATTTCTCCGGTTCAGCAAAGCCCGTTGTTTCAATTTCGCTGGGTCTGAACGCTAAGCGGCTGTATTGTTTCGTTGCAAGGCCAGGTGAGAACGACGACGTTAGTGAAACGTTCTTCCGGTTGGTATCCCCGTGGTTGTCCAAAGATAAAGAAGGCAATAAAGGAAGTAGTTTAATTAGAGAAGAAATTGGATGTTGGCATCCTATCTTTCCAGCTCGGTTAGATGATATTTCTCAATTGCTAAATACAATAGTGAGACCTCTTGAATTGGTTTTAACAGAAAAAATAAACTGTAAGCTAATTATAGCCGAAAGAGTGGCCGATGCAGATGAAGTCCCAACTGGAATAACGATTAAATACGAATAATCTTGCAATCAATTTATCAGTCCAGTGACAAAAAACTGAACGTTGAAATCCCCTTTGACATTATTGAAGCCATTAAGCAGTATTCCGATACCGCTGGCCGAAACGAGACAGGCGGCATCCTGATAGGTAATTATAATAATTCACATGACACTGCCCAAATCAAGAATGTCACTGGTCCGCCCGCCGATTCCAAAAGCGGCCGGAATTGGTTTTATCGTGGCCTAAAGAATTTACAGACTAAATTGAATGAGTATTGGAATAAGAAACAGTACTACCTTGGTGAGTGGCACTACCACCCGTATTCTTCACCATCCCCAAGTACAGTTGATACATCGCAAATGTTCAAGATCGCCATAAGCTCTGACTATCGATGCCCCGAGCCTGTGATGTTAATTATTGGTGGCTCACGAGGCAAATATCAAATTGCTGTATTTGTTTTTGTTCGCTCTGACCGAATGATTGAATTGAAAATGCTTCCGCAAGTAAGTCACAACAAATCAGAATAAGCTCCTACTCTATCCGATAATAATCAATTAGTTACGCCTTGTTTGCAAATTAGCACCATTTGCGTAACGCAAACAATCAAAATTTGTAAACAAACCGCCAGCTTTTCTTTATATTTGTTTACAAAATCCACGTGTTTACGTTTCGCAAACACGGAAAATTAATAAACATGAAGCAAGCAACGAGGATACTGAACGAAGCTATTGAGCAATGGGAGGTACAGACAAAAATTCCTGCTCACTTGGCTGAAATGAATCGGGACACTGGGGTGGATTTCATGCTGCAGTTCACTTACAATGGCGAAAACCATGTGGCATACATCGAATTAAAGCGAGAATTACGTAATCACCAGTTGCCGGAAATTGAGCAGCTCGCCCGAGATCATCATCCCCTGATGGTAGTGGCTGATAACATATTTCCTAAAATCAAAGAAGAATTGAGGAATGCGGAGATTGCCTATCTGGAAACGAGTGGGAATCTATTTTATAAAGACAAGAATCTGTTTTTGTGGCTGGATGGAAAAAAAACGGCAAAAAGAGAAGATGAAAAATTAGGCAGGGCGTTTACGAAAACTGGCCTCAAAGCAGTGTTTCAATTTCTACTGCGTCCCGAGCTCGTTAATACAACCTACAGAAATATTGCAGAGCAAACGGATATCAATTTTGGCAATATCAATTTCATCATGACCGACCTGAAAGAACAGGGTTATCTGCTGAAAATCGACAAAGACAATCAAAAACTGACCAAAAAAAGAGAGTTGCTGGAAAAATGGATAGACGCCTATGAACATAGGCTAAAGCCAAGCCTGCTTGTAGGTACGTTCGAATTTATCAATGAAGCCGATGCACTCAACTGGAAACAGATTCCTCTGAGAAATGGAAAAACATGGTGGGGAGGTGAACCAGGAGCCGATATAATTACCAATTACCTTCACCCGGAAATTTTTACACTCTATACAACGGAGACAAAAAATGAGTTGCTTAGAAACTATCGTCTTCGCCCCCAACCCAAGGGAAATGTCAAAGTGTATCAACAATTCTGGAAAACTGATGAAACATATACTGCCACCGTCCCACCGCTGCTGATTTATGCAGATTTGATCAATACTGGCGATAGGAGATGTTTACAAACTGCTGAAAAACTTTATAATGAACAACTACAAGATAAGTTTTGAACAAATCCGGTTGCAGGCGAGTTTGGCCGAAATGATGCAGGCATTGGAAAGAGGCTTTAACAAATTCGAGATAGACTTCTATTTAGTAGGTGCCGTGAGCCGTAACGTATGGATGTCAGGCATCAACAAAATTGCCCCCAGAAGAACCACACGTGATATAGATTTTGGTGTATTCATCAATGATAAAGGCACCTACGAGGCACTTAAGGAGTATCTCATAACAAAAGAGTCGTTCAATGAATATAAAGGCAATGCTTTTGTCCTTCTCTGGAAGGACGGTACGCAGGTCGATTTACTTCCTTTTGGCAATATTGAAGACGAAGACCGACGTGTTACTGTAACCGGCACTGGCTACACAAGCGTCCATGTTGACGGTTTTAAAGAAATCTATGATGAAGGGCTTCCGGAAATAGAATTAGCAGAACTCACTCCCTTTAAGGTATGTACCCTACCCGGAATTATCGTACTCAAATTGATCGCCTGGGATGATAGGCCGGAACAGAGAAGAGACGATATCAAAGATATCAGCGATATCATCCATCACTTCTTCACGATGAACGATAATGAAATCTGGAACGACCATAGCGATTTGTTCAACGGGGAAGATCCTGATTTGCCAATAATTTCAGCAAGGGTGATCGGCAGACTGATTCGGAAAATAGCGATCAGGAATGAAAGGCTCTACGAAAGATTACATAAAATACTGGCAGATAATGCCGAAGACGCGGCCGAAAGTAAGATGGCTGAAATAATGGTAGAGTATTTTAGGACATCAGCTCAGGAATGCACGCATTTGATACGGGAGATACAAATGGGCTTGAATGAATAAAAGCCGGAATTGCCCGACAATAGAATGCACTGATGATATGGGTTGGGATCTTCGTTTGTGCTATTTTTTATGGCTGCCATATTATTCATTTTTTGTTTTTCCGCCTGTCTTCAACTTGGAATGACCGCCACCAAACTTCGTCCGCTCAAGATAAGTTCACCACCCGGTTCGTCCCCCCCAAAAAAAATAATTAGTTAGACATTGAACAATTTCTCCGCCGGGAATGTTTTGTCTGACAATCAGTTAGACCAACAGCCCAACTAACAACCAAATAAAATGCAGGCGGATTTACCGGCAAACCGGCTTAATTACCGGTCATCTAAAAAAACAGGCCCCTTTCACGATAAATTATTCCCGGAATCTGCCGGGCTTCTATACCTTTGCCAGTCCATCCCCTGTCTGTACATAAAAAAATTGCTTGCATCCAACAACTGTAGTCCGGCAGCCCCTGCCTGATGGACAGCCCTGTTCTCTTTACCATAGCTCTTATAGCGTTTAGATATAGATTAATGATAAAACCGTAATATGAATCACTCGATTAAACGGGTTAAACTACAAGTAGCCATCTTTACCATGACCATGCTGGCAGGCCCCCAGTGGCTGGCAGCACAACAGGCGCCGGCCGACAGCCTCCTGCAGCAGGCCACCCTGGAGAACGTGATCCGGTATGCTATCGACCACCAGCCTATGATACAGAAAGCGCTGGCCAACGAAGAGCTGACGGAAAGCCAGATCAAGAGTAAACTGGCCGACTGGTTTCCCCAACTGAACTTCCAGTACAACCTGCAGCACAACTTTAAGGTCCAGACAGCTGTTATCGGCGGCAATGCCGTTAAACTGGGGGTAGACAATACCTCCGCCTTCCTGCTCACGGGCACCCAGAACCTGTTCAACAGGGACGCCCTGCTGGCCGTTCGCTCGGCCGGCGATGTCCGCACCCAGGCCAGGCAGAATACCAGCAGCTCCAAAATTGACGTAGCCGCCAACGTGTCCAAGGCATTTTATGATGTACTCGCCACCCAGCAGCAGATCAACGTTACCCAGGGCGATATCACCCGCCTGGAACGCAGCCTGCGGGACGCTACCAACCAGTACAACGCCGGCGTAGCCGATAAAACGGACTACAAACGCGCCACCATTGCCCTGAACAATACAAAGGCCCTGCTCAAATCCAACGAGGAAGCCCTCAAAGCCAGGACAGAATACCTGAAAGCCCTGATGGGCTACCCGGCCTCCGGCGCACTCAATATTGTATACGATACCCTGCAGATGGAAAGGGAACTGCCCCTGGATACCCTGCAGCAGCCCAATGTCAACGACCGGATCGAGTTCCAGTTGCTCAGCACCCAGCGCAAACTCCAGGAAGCTAACCTGAAGTATAACAAATGGAGCTTTATTCCCAACGTCACCGCCAACGGCGCCTACAACTTCAATTACCAGAACGATGATTTCGGGAAACTGTACAATATCAACTACCCGCAATCCTTTGTAACGCTGAGCGTGGCCTGGCCCATCTTCCAGGGCGGCAAACGCAAATACAATATCCAGGCCGCCGAATGGCAGCTGCGCGCCATCGACTATGATATTACCAGTCTGAAGAATAATATCAATTCAGAATATACCAGCGCGCTGTCCTCCTATAAAAGCAACCTGGCCGCTTACCTGGCCCTGAAGGAAAACCTGCAGCTGGCCCAGGAAGTATATGATGTCATCAACCTGCAGTATCGCTCCGGTATCAAAACTTACCTGGAAGTGATCACGTCAGAGACCGACCTGCGCACCGCCAGGATCAATTATTATAACGCCCTGTACCAGGTCCTGTCTTCCAAGATCGATGTACAGCTGGCCCTGGGTGAGATCCGCTACTAAGCCCTTCTCCCCTTATAGAAAAACAATTAACGAGAAAAAAGATAAACGCATATTATGTTGAGTACAAAAATCCAACAATACACAGGCATCGGTTGCTTTATGATACTGGCCGCCTGTGGAGGCAATCAACAACAACAACCTGGCGCTATGCCGGGCGCACAGGCCGTTTCGGTAACCACCCAGCAGGTAAATGCTGCCAACGCAGCCTATACCGATGAATATCCCGCCACCGTTACCGCCCTGGACCAGGTAGAGATCCGCGCCCAGGTGAACGGTTATGTGACCGGCATCTATTTCCAGGACGGCGCACGCGTTCGTAAAGGACAAAAACTGTACAGCATCGACCAGCAGGCTTATGAAGCCAACTACCAGCAGGCTGCCGCCAGCCTGGCCGTTCAGGAAGCCAACCTGATCAAAGCACAGAAAGATGCCGACCGCTTCCATGAACTGGATAAACAGGACGCCGTGGCCAAGCAGCAGGTAGACAATGCCGATGCCGCCCTCGCCGCCGCCCAGAAACAGGTAGAAGCCGCCAAAGCCAATATGCGCGCCGTACAGACCAATGTCCGCTACACCACCCTCACTGCTCCCTTTGATGGTACTATCGGTATCTCACAGGTGAAAGTAGGAGCCCCCGTATCGGCTGGTCAGACCATCCTCAATACCGTATCTACCGATAACCCCATTGCTGTTGATTTCTCCGTTGACCAGCGCGAAGTATACCGCTATACACAGCTGCAGCAACAGGGCGCCAAGGCTGGCGATTCCACTTTCACCCTGGCCTTCGGCCGCGACGTTTATCCCGCTACCGGTAAGATCAGCGTGATTGACCGCGCCGTTGACCCCGCCACCGGTTCTATCAGGATCCGCCTGGTATTTACCAATAACAAGAGCATGCTGAAACCCGGTATGACCGGCACCCTGCGCGTAGCCAATACCGCCGCCGACGCCGTGATCATTCCTTACAAGGCAGTGACCGAGCAGCTGGGTGAATTCTTCGTGTATGTGGTGAACGGTGATAAGGTGAGCCAGCGCAAAGTACTGCTGGGCAAAGCCAGCGGCCAGCAGATCATTGTCCGGGAAGGACTGAAAGATGGGGAAACCATCGTAGTACAGGGTGTGCAGAACCTGCGTGAAGGCGCTTCCATCCAGGTAGCCAAAGATACCGCCGCTCCCGGCGCCCCGGCTGCCGCCCCGGCCAAATAATGAATGATGGGATATAGACCCGCCCTGGCCCGGAGCAGTGCAGCGGACAGGTGACAGGACCGGACGGGTAAACAATTCAAGACTAAAGAAACGTAAACAATGATAGCGGATACTTTTATAAAACGACCGATCACAGCGATAGTCATTTCCATTATCCTGGTGCTGGTTGGGTTGATTGCGCTTACCACCTTACCCGTGGCGCAATACCCGGATATCACCCCTCCCTCGGTGACCGTATCGGCCAACTTTACCGGCTCGGACGCCGAAACGGTGGAGCAGACCACCACCACGGCCATGGAGGCCCAGATCAACGGTACGCCCAATATGTCGTACCTCACCAGTAACAGTACCAGCAGCGGCCAGTCCAGCATCACCGTCACTTTTGATGTGGGCACCAATATCGATATCGCGGCGCTGGACGTACAGAACCGCGTCAGCGTGGCGGAACCCACCCTGCCCGATCTCGTTAAAAGGCTGGGCGTAACCGTCCGGAAAAGGAACCCCAGTATCATGATGGTCATGACGCTGTATTCCCCGGAAGGCAGTCATGACGCCACCTTCCTCGGCAACTATGCCAATATCTATGTGAAGGACGCCCTGCTGCGTGTAAAAGGCGTAGGTGATATCTTCTCCATCGGTGACGACTTCGCCATGCGTGTATGGCTCAACCCCGAGAAGCTGGCCAACCTGAAGCTGACCCCGGCTGATGTCACTGCCGCCCTGGCCGAACAGAACGTGCAGATCGCCGCCGGTACCATTGGTGGTAACCCGCAGCCGGTACACCAGACCTTTGAGTACAGCGTGCTGACCAACAGCCGTCTGAACAGAGTAGCAGATTTTGAGAACCTGGTGGTCCGCTCCAATCCGGCCACCGGCTCTATCGTATACATGCGGGATATTGCCCGGGTTGAGCTGGCCAAGTTCAACTACGGCATGAACGCCTTCGTGAACGGCAAACGCGCCGCCTTCATGCTTATCTACCAGGCTCCCGGCGCCAATGCCCTGGAGACCTACCAGGGTGTGATAAACGCCATGAACAACCTGAAAAAAGCCTTCCCCAAGGATGTGGACTACCTGTCGCCCTTCGAAAGCGTATCGGTAGTGGAAGTGTCCATTCATGAGGTGGTAGAAACACTGGTGATTGCCCTCCTGCTCGTGATCCTCGTGGTATTCCTCTTCCTCCAGAACTGGCGCGCCACCCTGATCCCTGTACTGGCCATCCCGGTGTCCATCATCGGTACTTTCATCCTCTTCATCCCACTGGGCTTTACCATCAATACGCTTACCCTGTTCGGTTTTGTACTGGCCATCGGTATTGTGGTGGATGACGCCATCGTGGTGGTGGAAGCGGTGCAGCACTATATGGACCATGAGAAGCTATCGCCACGGGAGGCCACCACAAGGGCCATGAAGGATATCAGCGGGCCGGTTATCGCCATCGCCCTGATCCTTGCCGCGGTATTTGTTCCGGTAGGCTTTACGCCCGGCATCGTGGGCCGGCTGTACCAGCAGTTTGCCATTACCATTGCGGTATCGGTACTGCTCTCAGCTTTTGTGGCCCTGTCGCTCACCCCCGCCCTCTGTATCCTGCTGCTGAAACCTTCCAAAGGAGAGAACGACAAAAAGAATTTCCTGGAACGCGGATTTGACCGTTTCAACCACTGGTTCAACCGCGTCAGCAATTCCTATACAAGAGGTGTCAACAGCTGGATCAAACGTACCCCGCTGGTACTGGTCATGATGATAGTGCTGATAGTAGGCCTGGTATTCCTGTTCAACAGCAAACCTTCCGGCTTTATCCCCACAGAGGATGAAGGCCGCCTGTTTGTGACCTACGAAATGCCCGAGGCCACTTCCACCAACCGAAGCATCGCGATGCTGGATACCATCACCCAGCGCCTGCTGAAGAACCCGGCCGTAAAAGCCGTGGGTGGTATTGCCGGTCTGAACGCCATCAGCTTCTCCAATAAATCCAATATGGGCACCATGTTCGTATCGCTGAAACCCTGGGATCAGCGTACTACCAAGGAAACCCATGTGCAGGGTGTCATTGCCTCCATCCAGCGGGGTATGGCGGACCTCAAGGAAGCCCGTGTACTGGCCATTGCCCCGCCTGCCATTCCAGGTCTGGGCCAGACGGCCGGTTTCACGTTTGAATTACAGCAGACCACCAGCACCGATAATATACAGCAGTTTGAAGGTGTAGCCCGTAAATTCCTCGGCGCTCTCTATCAGCGGGAGGAGATCGGCATGGCCTATACCTTCTTCAATACCCGCACCCCCAGTTATAAAGTGAATGTGGACCGGGAAAAAGCGAAGAAGCTGGGCGTACTGGTATCTGATGTATATAGCACCATGTCGGCCTTTCTGGGCAGTAGTTATGTGAACGACTTCAATATCTACGGCCGTAACTTCCGCGTAGTAGCGCAGGCCGACAGCAGCTTCCGCTCCAGCCTCGATAACCTGGAGAAATACTATGTACGCAACAGCCAGGGTAATATGATCCCGCTGAGCGCATTGGTGACCACCCAGGTGGTGGAAGCACCGGCTGTGATCTCGCACTTTAATATCTATCGCGCCATCGAGATCAACGGTTCGCCCAAACCAGGTTTCAGTAGCGGCCAGGCCATCAAGGCCCTGCAGGAAGTAGCTGCGCAGACATTACCTGCCGGTTACAGCTATGAGTTCTCCGGTCTGAGCCGGGAGGAGATCAAGGCGGGCAGCAGCACCATCACCATCTTCGCCATCTCTATCGCCTTTGTATTCCTGTTCCTGGCGGCCCTGTACGAGAGCTGGTCCATTCCGTTCTCTGTACTCTTCGCCGTACCTATCGGCGCCTTTGGTTCTATCCTGACCCTGACGTTCATGCCCAGTCTGTCCAATAATATCTATGCGCAGATCGGTCTCATCACGCTTATCGGTCTGGCGGCCAAGAACGCCATCCTGATCGTGGAGTTTGCCAAGGAACGGGTAGACCGCGGTATTGATGTTATCCACGCTACCCTGCAGGCCGTGCAGCTGCGTTTACGCCCTATCGTGATGACCTCGCTGGCCTTTATCCTCGGCGTACTGCCGCTGGCGCTGGCCTCCGGCGCGGGTTCCGAAGCCCGTAAGACCATGGGCTGGACTGTATTGGGCGGTATGATCGCTGCCACTACCCTGGCCATCTTTGTAGTGCCGGTACTGTTTGTACTGATCACTAAGATCGGGTATGGCAAATCGCTCAAACGCCTGCAGCAAAGCCATGAAGCAGAGTCTTCCGTAGACAAAAATGTGGCTGAGGACAGGTCCTAAGTATATTTCAATCCGTCCCCTATAGCACAAGGTGAGCCCCTGAAAAGGCTCACCTTTTTTATTTTGGGACGAACCAACAGGCATACTTCACTGCAGGTCGGCCCACTGCGGTTCTTTATGCCAGCAACCCCAGGCGCCTCCCCCCAAAAAAAGTAGCCCGCAGTGGACACTGCGGGCCTAATACCCATAACAACAATTGAGATTAATAAGCGCTATTTGAAGGGATTTCCGATAACCTTTCTGTAAAGCACCAGATGACCCGTTTTCTATTAGTCTACTAATTTGGTAGACAAATATACGTCATTCTGTTTCAACGCAAAAAAAAATTGCTGAGCCATATCATTTTTCCGAGTGCATTTTTTAGCTACTTTCGCCAGGATTTGTAAAAGATCTGTCAGCTTGAACCAGGCCCGTAAAATAGCAGCCTCTTTTCTTTTCTTCATTTTGCTTGTCGCCATGATGAAGAATACCGCCCTGCTTGTCTTTTACCAGGTCAACACCACCGCCTTCGTGGAAGCCTTCTGCGTCAACAAATTCCGCCCCCAGCTGCATTGTGACGGTAAATGTAAACTGGCCTCCATCATCAAGGAGAAAGAGCAGAAAGAAGCCGCCGAGACCCTGGCCTCCATGCAGACCGAGACCGTATTTATTGAACAACCCGCAGCACCCCTGCTGCATACCGCCGGCGCCCATATCCAGCCGGCACAATACCCCACCCGGAATACCAGCCTCTACCGTTTCCTGCTGCTGTCCCGCACCGACAAGCCCCCGCAAGCAATAGCCTGATCCTCCGCTGTTACCTGATGGATCCATTCCTGCACTGGCATAGTGAGGATGCTTTTTATGCATACCCCTGAACCAGTCAGTACCTGATCCACTATTGCTTACACTTTATTCATCTATAATGAGATCATTATCTGTTTGCTGCCTGCTGGGCGCTCTGTTCCTGTTTGCCTCCTGTTCCAAAGACAATGACAAGACCACTGTTGATGATACCCAGGGCCTTACCCGTATCCAGACCCTTTCCAATGAGTTCCATCTTGTTGACCTCTATACCGCCAACGGTAAATTCCAGACCGGCTATAACGCTATTTATTTCCAGGTAAAGACAAAGGACGGTAGCCCCGTGAATGAGCTGAGCGCCAGCTGGACGCCCATCATGCATATGACCAGCATGTCCCACTCCTGCCCCGCTTCCACCATCAGCAAAAAAGAAAATACCCAGGGCCTCTACCAGGGTTATGTGATATTCCAGATGGCCGAAAACCAGGAAGAATACTGGGAGCTGAAAATTGATTATACCGTTAACGGGACCAGCTATTCTGCCTTCAGCAGGATCCCCGTTACCGCCGCCCCCCGCGCCACTGTGCAGTCGTTCCAGGGCAGCGACGATAAACGTTATGTACTGGCGCTGGTAGAGCCCGTCAGCCCCAAAGTAGGGCTCAATGATATGACGGCCGCCCTCTACCGCATGAGCTCCATGACGCAGTTTGACCGCGTGGACAATTACAGCATTGAGATAGATCCTCGCATGCCGGGCATGGGCAACCATGGTTCGCCCAATAATGTTCACCTGGTACAGGGAACTGATAAACTCTATCATGGTAAGCTGAGCCTCACCATGACCGGCTACTGGAAGATCAACCTCCGGCTGCTGGACGCCGGCAGTACCCCCATCAAGGGCGAAGCTATTGAAGGCGAGACCACAGCCAGCAGTCTCTATTTTGAGACCGAGTTCTGATCAGGTAATCCGCGGTCCCGGTACCTGCTGGCGCATGCTGCTGCAAGCCCGGCCGGTACCGGACCTTCACTCCCAACCATGTAGTATGAAAGTATTTATTACCGGCAGCATCGGCCTGCTCCTGGCGCTCAGCGCCAGCGCACAGACCCTGCCCGCCGCCCGTCGCGATACCCTTTTCACCGATTCCCTTCCTGTACGCTCCCTCCAGGAAGTGATTGTGATTGCCCGTCAATCTATTGCCAATAAGAACCCCAAGCTTTTATCCGGCCTGGACAGTTACCTGGAAAGCCACCAGCAGGTGAACATGATCAAAAGAGGCGCTTACGCCTGGGAGCCCCTGCTCAACGGCATGGCCACTGAAAGAAGCGTGATCACCATTGACGGCATGCGCATCTACGGCGCCTGTACCGATAAGATGGATCCGGTTACTTCCTATGTGGAGACCACCAACCTCAGCCAGGCGGTGATCCACAGCGGGCAGTCGGGCGGCGCCAACGGCGCCACCATTGCCGGCAGCATCGACCTGGTCCGCAACAAAGCGGGCTTCGGCCCGGAAGGCAGCAGGGGCCAGGCTTTCGCAGGTTTTGAAACCAATAACCAGCAAAAAATAGCTGGCGGCGCCTACCAGTATTCAACGGAGAAATCCTTTGCCGACCTGGACCTCACTTACCGGGACGCCAATAACTACAAAGCAGGCAAGGGAGATGAAGTTTCCTGGTCGCAGTTCACCAAGTACAATGTATCCGCCAACCTGGGCCGCATGCTGAGCCCGCACCAGCAGGTGGAAGCTTCGCTGATCTACGACAGGGCCAGCAACGTTGGTTATCCCGCCCTGCCCATGGACGTATCACTGGCCGAAGCCTTTATTGGTTCTCTCGCCTACAAACAGCACCAGCCACTGCCCTTTATTGACTACTGGGAATCCAAGCTCTATTACAATTCTGTCACCCATGTGATGGACGACAGCCAGCGGCCTGATGTGCCCGTCCGCATGGACATGCCCGGCTGGAGCAGGACCAGCGGCGGTTACTCCGTGATCAATGGAGAAGCCCGCCGGCATCAATGGAAAGCCACGCTCAGTGCGCATCATAACTATTCCCTGGCCGAGATGACCATGTTCTCCAACGATCCCGGTGAAAAGGATATGTTCATGCTGACCTGGCCGGGCGTACACACTTATTATGGCGGCCTTTTTGCCAGCGATCAATATGCTTTTGCCAGCAACTGGACCCTGTCCGCCAGCGCCGGCCTGGGCATGCAGTATAACCGCGTGAACCAGGGGCTGGGACTGGAAAGCATGCAGATCTTTTACCCGGACATGTCCCGCAGCCAGCAACACTGGCTGAAAAGCTTTGCCGCCAGCCTCCGCTTCAAGCCTTCCTCCTGGCAGTTCAGCCTCGGTGCAGCCTATGGAGAAAGAGCGCCCGGCGTATCCGAAGGGTATGGTTTTTACCTGTTCAACAGCTTTGACAGGTTTGACTATATCGGCAATCCACACCTGAAAAAGGAACGATCCCTGGAAGCCAATGCCAGCATCGGTTTCAGCAACCAGCAGCTGGACATCCAGTGGAAGAACGCTTTCTTCCATATCAATGATTATATTATTGGCATTCCTGATCCGGCTGTGCT from Candidatus Pseudobacter hemicellulosilyticus encodes the following:
- a CDS encoding TolC family protein: MNHSIKRVKLQVAIFTMTMLAGPQWLAAQQAPADSLLQQATLENVIRYAIDHQPMIQKALANEELTESQIKSKLADWFPQLNFQYNLQHNFKVQTAVIGGNAVKLGVDNTSAFLLTGTQNLFNRDALLAVRSAGDVRTQARQNTSSSKIDVAANVSKAFYDVLATQQQINVTQGDITRLERSLRDATNQYNAGVADKTDYKRATIALNNTKALLKSNEEALKARTEYLKALMGYPASGALNIVYDTLQMERELPLDTLQQPNVNDRIEFQLLSTQRKLQEANLKYNKWSFIPNVTANGAYNFNYQNDDFGKLYNINYPQSFVTLSVAWPIFQGGKRKYNIQAAEWQLRAIDYDITSLKNNINSEYTSALSSYKSNLAAYLALKENLQLAQEVYDVINLQYRSGIKTYLEVITSETDLRTARINYYNALYQVLSSKIDVQLALGEIRY
- a CDS encoding type IV toxin-antitoxin system AbiEi family antitoxin, whose product is MKQATRILNEAIEQWEVQTKIPAHLAEMNRDTGVDFMLQFTYNGENHVAYIELKRELRNHQLPEIEQLARDHHPLMVVADNIFPKIKEELRNAEIAYLETSGNLFYKDKNLFLWLDGKKTAKREDEKLGRAFTKTGLKAVFQFLLRPELVNTTYRNIAEQTDINFGNINFIMTDLKEQGYLLKIDKDNQKLTKKRELLEKWIDAYEHRLKPSLLVGTFEFINEADALNWKQIPLRNGKTWWGGEPGADIITNYLHPEIFTLYTTETKNELLRNYRLRPQPKGNVKVYQQFWKTDETYTATVPPLLIYADLINTGDRRCLQTAEKLYNEQLQDKF
- a CDS encoding ThiF family adenylyltransferase; the protein is MSREISALLRQARRHILNIPGVEILEDLTWSPAKSRWTLHFQVECSNYQPTGLIPASTRWYALISPDYPHGEVSIFPAVEGGITATFQHQLLNRAIKGCPWTAGEICVETSTNNWGRNEFKDQPTDPELRLSWYIQRSVDWLTAAATGKLAIPGEPFEMPQIPVAVRSMIVFNEDDTTFQWWQQQQIRVGHFEIKSIPGITDTFATISFSCDKQLLEHKWGKNIQECKGIKYQGIWVMLNAIPVLEPWEMPTSWGQLFAFLQNNQIALQEILQSFLKKNASKEFDVVALGFPISLTAGQPAVQIKWLFAQLPTIRLKNGFRNNESKNLQKARMWFGKDVKIAWTFSENWNKLQISSRGLLHEVLQQANLLLVGAGAVGSLMADILARLGCENITIVDSESVGVGNLSRHSLGLNSVRLNKAEMVAKKLNNIFPFINATAYDDSIETLINRGNAALSRADIIIDLTGEDEVISQLSSHFSGSAKPVVSISLGLNAKRLYCFVARPGENDDVSETFFRLVSPWLSKDKEGNKGSSLIREEIGCWHPIFPARLDDISQLLNTIVRPLELVLTEKINCKLIIAERVADADEVPTGITIKYE
- a CDS encoding Mov34/MPN/PAD-1 family protein, coding for MQSIYQSSDKKLNVEIPFDIIEAIKQYSDTAGRNETGGILIGNYNNSHDTAQIKNVTGPPADSKSGRNWFYRGLKNLQTKLNEYWNKKQYYLGEWHYHPYSSPSPSTVDTSQMFKIAISSDYRCPEPVMLIIGGSRGKYQIAVFVFVRSDRMIELKMLPQVSHNKSE
- a CDS encoding efflux RND transporter periplasmic adaptor subunit, with product MLSTKIQQYTGIGCFMILAACGGNQQQQPGAMPGAQAVSVTTQQVNAANAAYTDEYPATVTALDQVEIRAQVNGYVTGIYFQDGARVRKGQKLYSIDQQAYEANYQQAAASLAVQEANLIKAQKDADRFHELDKQDAVAKQQVDNADAALAAAQKQVEAAKANMRAVQTNVRYTTLTAPFDGTIGISQVKVGAPVSAGQTILNTVSTDNPIAVDFSVDQREVYRYTQLQQQGAKAGDSTFTLAFGRDVYPATGKISVIDRAVDPATGSIRIRLVFTNNKSMLKPGMTGTLRVANTAADAVIIPYKAVTEQLGEFFVYVVNGDKVSQRKVLLGKASGQQIIVREGLKDGETIVVQGVQNLREGASIQVAKDTAAPGAPAAAPAK